Proteins found in one Fulvitalea axinellae genomic segment:
- the tnpA gene encoding IS200/IS605 family transposase: MAQSISRQYIHLVFSTWKRAEMIDPLWERELHNYMGAILHEYQSHAIAINSVPDHIHILFLLSKNHALASVVQKLKQNSSIWIGKSKGLHGFKWQKGYGAFSVSQSKLETVKRYIHRQKEHHNKVSLEAEISKLCLAYQAPNFNPDYYWRDDQPKLG; this comes from the coding sequence ATGGCTCAATCTATTTCTAGGCAATATATCCACCTTGTGTTTTCTACCTGGAAACGGGCAGAAATGATTGATCCCTTGTGGGAACGGGAATTACATAACTATATGGGCGCAATTTTGCACGAGTATCAGTCGCACGCAATCGCCATAAACTCAGTCCCTGATCACATTCATATTCTTTTTTTGCTCTCAAAAAACCATGCCTTGGCCAGCGTCGTCCAGAAACTGAAACAAAACAGTTCTATATGGATTGGCAAATCCAAAGGATTGCACGGATTCAAATGGCAAAAAGGTTACGGAGCATTTTCAGTAAGCCAATCAAAGCTGGAAACCGTAAAAAGGTACATCCACCGCCAAAAAGAACATCACAACAAAGTGTCGCTAGAAGCAGAAATAAGCAAGTTATGCCTAGCCTACCAAGCCCCGAATTTTAACCCGGACTATTATTGGCGAGACGATCAACCCAAACTAGGCTGA
- a CDS encoding lipopolysaccharide biosynthesis protein — protein sequence MSELKKKGLKAFVWDFGGKLANQGVGFVISIFLARLLEPEEFGLLAMVNVVVGLSGVFMDVGLGGALVQRKRVLPVHYSSVFFFNLTLGLLLTGTLFFSADYVAGFYERPALKAITQVMAFAFLLNAFGAVQATHLRRELRYNAIVKAGVIAGTLSGALGVFLAFEGYGVWALVTQNLSGALLRVLLIWFFSQWTPKILFSFKALRQLWGFGFRMFLSGLLDAFFTRLDVMIIGKIFSPGILGYFQRAKGLDGMVVQYSSGSLMSVLFPVLSKLQNDLRQFRQVVFRSYHMLAYVVFLLLGGVYLVSEDLIVLLFTEKWMPSVPIFRILVLSGFVYPFSALLVNVLSGRGNSRDFLRLEVIKKVVMGINLLVGFYFGLEGYLYGLVLVGLNAVCWNTWFASREMGQCFQYLLRLPLPYLLLSLATVPPLRWLAEYWPTIDALDRAMRLVGIGLAYLIVYEAGAFALRLEGERLLRTQLGRFVPVLSPYLGGETRV from the coding sequence TTGAGTGAATTAAAAAAAAAAGGCTTAAAAGCCTTTGTGTGGGACTTTGGTGGTAAGTTAGCTAACCAAGGTGTTGGCTTCGTGATTTCCATTTTCTTGGCCAGGCTATTGGAGCCTGAAGAGTTCGGGCTGTTGGCCATGGTTAACGTGGTGGTCGGGCTGTCGGGTGTGTTTATGGACGTGGGGCTGGGGGGCGCTTTGGTGCAACGCAAGCGTGTGTTACCGGTGCACTATTCCTCGGTTTTCTTTTTCAACCTCACGTTGGGCTTGTTGCTTACCGGGACCTTGTTTTTCAGCGCTGATTATGTGGCGGGCTTTTACGAACGTCCAGCCTTGAAGGCGATCACGCAGGTTATGGCTTTCGCTTTTTTGCTGAACGCTTTCGGGGCGGTACAAGCTACACACTTGCGACGTGAATTGCGTTACAACGCCATAGTAAAGGCTGGCGTAATCGCCGGTACGTTAAGCGGGGCTCTCGGTGTGTTTTTGGCCTTCGAGGGTTACGGCGTTTGGGCTTTGGTAACGCAGAACCTGTCGGGCGCTTTGCTTCGGGTGCTTTTGATTTGGTTTTTCAGCCAGTGGACGCCGAAAATCCTGTTTTCTTTCAAGGCTTTGCGCCAGCTTTGGGGTTTTGGCTTCCGGATGTTTCTTTCGGGATTGCTCGATGCGTTTTTTACGAGGCTGGATGTGATGATCATCGGAAAGATATTTTCGCCAGGGATATTGGGCTATTTTCAACGGGCCAAAGGGCTTGACGGAATGGTGGTGCAGTATTCTTCGGGTAGTTTGATGTCAGTGCTTTTCCCGGTCCTGAGTAAACTGCAAAACGACCTCCGACAATTCCGGCAGGTGGTGTTCCGTAGTTATCATATGCTCGCTTATGTGGTGTTTTTGCTTTTGGGTGGCGTGTATTTAGTCAGTGAGGATTTGATAGTGCTCTTGTTTACGGAAAAGTGGATGCCTTCGGTGCCCATCTTTCGGATCTTGGTTTTGAGCGGTTTTGTTTATCCTTTTAGTGCTCTCTTGGTCAATGTATTGTCGGGTCGCGGGAATTCTAGAGACTTCTTGCGCTTGGAGGTAATCAAAAAAGTCGTAATGGGAATCAATCTGCTAGTCGGTTTTTATTTCGGCTTGGAAGGTTACCTCTACGGCTTAGTGCTGGTCGGATTGAATGCAGTTTGTTGGAACACTTGGTTTGCCTCTAGGGAAATGGGGCAGTGTTTTCAATATTTATTGCGTTTGCCCCTGCCTTATTTGTTGCTCTCATTGGCGACAGTGCCCCCTTTGCGTTGGCTGGCAGAATATTGGCCTACCATAGATGCTTTGGACCGAGCGATGCGTTTGGTAGGTATCGGTTTGGCTTATCTCATCGTATATGAAGCGGGTGCTTTCGCTCTTCGTCTAGAAGGCGAGAGGCTCTTGCGGACACAGTTGGGGCGTTTCGTTCCGGTGTTGTCTCCTTACCTGGGTGGGGAAACCCGAGTGTGA
- a CDS encoding DegT/DnrJ/EryC1/StrS family aminotransferase, whose translation MIQVTVPFQPPKEEYEAMVSDIWLRNWLTNNGPLVNEMELGLKEYLGLKHFLFVSNGTIALQLAIKALGLSKEIITTPFSYVATTSSIVWEGCTPVFVDIDPESFNIDPAKIEVAITEETEAILATHVYGNPCDIEAIQRIADKHRLKVIYDAAHCFGTRYQGESVLKFGDISTISFHATKLFHSVEGGGVVSQDPEVLKRLAYMRNFGHNGPESFDGMGINGKNSEFHAAMGLCNLKYADDILAKRKRDTKHYNRWLDKLKLQKPVVAVGTEFNYAYYPVVFETEEACLKAFETLEMNRIFARRYFYPTLSSLEYVTSEPMPVAEDISRRILCLPLYYQLTEVEIDMVCRIVLRSQYY comes from the coding sequence ATGATACAGGTAACGGTACCTTTTCAGCCACCAAAGGAAGAGTATGAAGCTATGGTTTCGGATATCTGGTTGCGTAACTGGCTGACTAACAACGGTCCCTTGGTCAACGAGATGGAGCTAGGTTTGAAAGAATATTTAGGGCTGAAACATTTCCTCTTCGTTAGCAACGGAACGATAGCTCTGCAGTTGGCAATCAAGGCCTTAGGACTGAGCAAGGAGATTATCACCACGCCCTTTTCTTATGTGGCCACTACCTCTTCCATCGTTTGGGAGGGCTGTACACCAGTGTTCGTAGATATTGATCCGGAGAGCTTCAATATTGACCCCGCCAAAATAGAAGTGGCAATTACGGAAGAGACCGAAGCGATATTAGCAACGCACGTATATGGCAATCCTTGTGATATTGAGGCTATCCAACGTATTGCCGATAAGCATAGGCTCAAGGTGATTTACGACGCCGCTCATTGTTTCGGAACTAGATATCAAGGTGAATCAGTCTTGAAATTCGGTGATATAAGCACCATCAGCTTTCATGCCACCAAACTATTTCACTCTGTGGAAGGTGGGGGGGTGGTGAGCCAAGACCCCGAGGTTTTGAAGCGTTTGGCTTATATGCGTAATTTCGGACACAATGGCCCGGAATCTTTCGACGGCATGGGTATTAACGGTAAGAATTCTGAATTTCATGCGGCTATGGGCTTGTGTAATCTGAAATACGCCGATGATATTCTGGCTAAGCGAAAACGAGATACGAAGCATTATAACCGCTGGCTGGATAAATTGAAATTACAAAAACCAGTGGTTGCGGTTGGGACAGAATTCAATTACGCTTATTATCCCGTGGTGTTCGAGACAGAAGAGGCCTGTTTGAAGGCATTTGAAACGTTGGAGATGAATCGAATATTTGCTCGTCGATATTTTTATCCAACCCTTTCAAGTTTGGAATACGTCACTTCGGAACCGATGCCAGTGGCAGAGGATATTTCACGACGGATTTTGTGTCTTCCTTTATACTATCAGTTGACGGAAGTAGAGATTGATATGGTTTGTAGGATTGTTTTGAGA
- a CDS encoding helix-turn-helix domain-containing protein — protein sequence MGLKLFRQFSLRERQIIEWMLSEDRSLRTIARLLQRSPSSVSREIRRNTAGQLYRASYAQSIATARKRIMSLGGRHKFPKFRFRLFPYRHTLSHALICWCSDLEDYIRINQNAPKYLCGTFFRHPSLYPIFKKPYHYSGLITLGKLLLAHRQRKRKPDRNGQPLMRVSYRNPEARPDKASFHVMAREVA from the coding sequence ATGGGCTTAAAACTGTTTCGGCAATTCAGTTTGCGTGAGCGGCAAATCATAGAATGGATGCTCTCAGAAGACCGGAGCCTCCGGACCATCGCCCGCTTGCTTCAGCGTTCCCCTTCCAGTGTCAGCCGTGAAATCCGGCGCAACACTGCAGGACAACTATACAGGGCCTCTTATGCCCAGTCAATAGCCACGGCCCGTAAAAGGATTATGTCGCTGGGCGGTAGACACAAATTCCCGAAGTTCCGGTTTCGTCTTTTTCCCTACCGGCACACCCTAAGCCACGCGCTTATTTGCTGGTGTTCGGACCTGGAAGATTATATCAGAATCAACCAGAATGCACCAAAATATCTATGCGGAACATTCTTTAGGCACCCGTCCCTCTATCCCATTTTCAAAAAGCCATATCATTACAGCGGACTCATCACCCTAGGCAAGCTTCTATTGGCTCACAGGCAACGTAAGCGAAAACCCGACAGAAACGGGCAACCTCTTATGAGAGTTAGCTACCGCAATCCTGAGGCAAGACCTGATAAAGCATCCTTCCATGTAATGGCAAGGGAGGTCGCTTAA
- a CDS encoding nucleotide sugar dehydrogenase, translating into MSKHKIAVIGLGYVGLPLAVEFGRKYPTIGFDINETRVRELNDGHDHTLEVSDEYLRQVIKESGENFSVAFDAVKALELEGADGLAMEAVGGNIPQADDESDNDFGIAFTADTAMLAEANVYIITVPTPVDRNNRPDLTPLYKASETVGKVLREGDIVIYESTVYPGVTEDECVPVLERFSGMKYNEGFYCGYSPERINPGDKEHTVTKIKKVTAGSTPEIGKVVDEIYRSVIVAGTHLAPNIKVAEASKVIENSQRDINIAFVNELAKIFNRMDIDTADVLEAAGTKWNFLPFRPGLVGGHCIGVDPYYLAQKAQETGYHPEIILAGRRLNDGMGAYVASQTVKLMIDKGTAVKGAKVLTLGITFKENCPDIRNTKAIDVINELKDYGADVSVYDPWAEADEVRYEYGLDLLPELNGEKYDAVVLAVAHKEFLDMDIRDLCSPEGVIYDVKNILPKRAVDGRL; encoded by the coding sequence ATGAGTAAGCATAAAATTGCCGTAATCGGTTTGGGTTATGTCGGTCTGCCACTTGCGGTAGAGTTCGGAAGAAAATACCCGACTATAGGTTTTGATATCAACGAAACCCGTGTGCGGGAGCTAAACGACGGGCACGACCATACTTTGGAAGTGTCGGACGAGTACCTGCGACAAGTAATCAAAGAGTCCGGTGAAAATTTCAGTGTAGCTTTTGACGCTGTAAAGGCGTTGGAGCTTGAAGGGGCTGATGGACTCGCTATGGAAGCCGTGGGCGGAAATATTCCGCAGGCTGATGATGAGTCAGACAACGATTTCGGGATAGCCTTTACTGCCGATACGGCAATGCTGGCGGAAGCCAATGTCTATATAATTACGGTTCCGACGCCGGTGGACAGAAATAACCGCCCTGATCTGACTCCTTTGTACAAAGCTAGCGAAACGGTGGGCAAGGTATTGAGGGAAGGGGATATCGTAATTTATGAGTCTACGGTATATCCGGGTGTGACGGAGGATGAATGTGTTCCGGTACTGGAAAGATTCTCGGGAATGAAATACAACGAGGGTTTCTATTGCGGATATTCTCCTGAGCGAATCAATCCGGGTGATAAAGAGCATACCGTAACTAAGATCAAAAAAGTAACGGCGGGATCGACGCCCGAGATAGGGAAAGTGGTTGATGAGATCTACCGGAGCGTGATAGTAGCGGGTACACACTTGGCTCCGAATATTAAAGTGGCGGAGGCCTCGAAAGTGATCGAGAACTCGCAACGGGATATTAATATCGCTTTTGTCAACGAACTGGCCAAGATCTTTAACCGTATGGATATCGATACGGCGGATGTTTTGGAAGCGGCGGGAACGAAGTGGAATTTCTTGCCTTTCCGTCCCGGGTTGGTAGGCGGACACTGTATAGGAGTTGATCCGTACTATCTGGCCCAAAAGGCGCAGGAGACAGGTTATCATCCTGAAATTATTTTGGCGGGACGTCGTCTCAACGACGGTATGGGGGCTTATGTGGCCAGCCAGACTGTAAAGTTGATGATTGATAAAGGTACTGCGGTCAAAGGGGCCAAGGTATTGACACTCGGGATTACGTTTAAGGAAAATTGTCCTGATATCCGTAATACCAAGGCCATAGACGTGATCAACGAGTTGAAGGATTATGGCGCTGATGTGTCGGTGTATGATCCATGGGCCGAGGCTGACGAGGTGAGGTATGAGTACGGTCTTGATTTGTTGCCGGAGCTTAACGGTGAAAAGTACGACGCTGTGGTTTTGGCCGTAGCGCATAAGGAATTCCTTGATATGGATATCCGTGATCTTTGTTCGCCTGAAGGGGTGATTTATGATGTGAAGAATATTTTGCCTAAGAGGGCTGTTGACGGGAGGTTGTAG